The genomic stretch ACGGATCCGGCAGGCGCTGCTGGATACGGCCGAGCTGCTGGAGAGCATCGAGGCGCAGGTGCTGGCGCTGATGAACACGGGCTGCACGCTCGACCGCATCCTGCACGAGGTGGAGGTGCCGGCCCACCTGCTGGAGAAGCCGTACCTGCGGCCGGTGTACGACGACCCCCAGTTCCTGGTCCGGAATGTGTGGCGGCTGTACGGGGGCTGGTACGACGGCGAACCGGACAATTTGCTGCCGGCGCCGCGGGCCGAGCAGGCGCGGGAGTGGGTGGCGCTGGCGGGGGGCATCGAGCGGGTGCTGGAGCGGGCGGCGGCGCTCCGCGCGGAGGGGAATCTGCGGCTGGCGTGCCACCTGGTCGAGTTCGCCGTGATTGCGGAGCCGGGTTCGCGCGCGGCGCACGACCTGCGGGCGGAGATCTACGCGGCGCGGGCGGCGCTCCAGCCGTCGTCGATGGCGCGGAACATCCTGAACCATGCGGCGCTGGCGAGCCGCCAGGGGAAGCGGGACCTTGCGGGCGACTTCTAGCCGCCGGGGGTCCTCAGCGCAGCGGCCGCGCGGCCGATATACTGGTGGTAGCCGTCACCGCAAGGAGGCCGGAGGGGATTGCTCCCGGAAAGCGATAATCCGCGCGAGGCCTGCGGCGTCTTCGGGGTGTACAGCCCCGGCGACGACGTCGCACGGCTGACGTTCTATGGGCTGTACGCCCTCCAGCACCGGGGCCAGGAAAGCGCCGGCATCGCAACGAGCAACGGGGAAGACTTCAGCCTCCGCACAGGCATGGGCCTGGTGGCGCAGGTGTTCGATGAGGAGGACCTGGCCTACCTGAAGGGCCACATCGCCATCGGCCACACGCGCTACAGCACGGCGGGCGGTTCGCTGGCCTGCAACGCCCAGCCCATCGTGGTCTACGACCGGGAGACCGGGGACCCGATCGCCCTCGCCCACAACGGCAACCTGACGAACGTCGATATCCTGCGCGAGGACCTCGAAGCGCAGGGGGTTGTCTTCGAATCGACGGCCGATTCCGAGGTGATCGCCCACCTGTTCACGATTGCGCCGGGGCGCACCTTCGAGGAGCGGTTCCACTACGTGATGCGCCGGATCGAAGGCGCCTACAGCGTGGTGATGATGACGAAGGACCGGCTGTTTGCGATGCGCGACCCGATGGGCGTGCGCCCGCTCTGCCTCGGGCGGCTGGACGGCGGCTGGGTCGTCGCGTCGGAATCGTGCGCGCTGGAGCACCTCGGCGTGCCGATGGAGCGCGAGGTCCAGCCGGGCGAGGTCATCGTGATCGATGAGCACGGCCCGGCGAGCTTCTACCCGGTGGCGCCGGCACGGAAGCGCGCGATCTGCACCTTCGAGTACACCTACTTTGCCCGCCCCGATTCCCGGATTGGCGGGCAGCTTATTTACCCGGCCCGCGAGGAGATGGGCGCCACGCTCGCGCGCGAGCACCCGGTGGAGGCCGACATCGTCATCGGCGTGCCGGACTCGGCGACACCGGCGGCGATCGGCTACGCGCGGGCCTCGGGCATTCCCTACCGCGAAGGGCTGGTGAAGAACCGGTACGTCGGGCGGACGTTCATCCAGCCCGACCAGCGGATCCGCGAGGCGGGCGTCAGCCTGAAGTTCAACGCCTTGAGCGATGTGCTCGCCGGCAAGCGGGTGGTGCTCGTCGACGACAGCATCGTGCGCGGGACGACGACGCCGCGCGTGATCCAGCTCCTCCGGCGGGCGGGCGCGAAGGAAGTGCACATGCGGATCACCACGCCGCCGATCGTGTCGCCGTGCTTCCTCGGCGTGGATATGGCGACGAAGGCGGAGCTGATTGCGGCGAATCATTCAATCGAGGAGATCCGCCAGCATATCGGGGCGGATTCGCTCGGCTTCCTGAGCCTCGAGGGGCTGAACCGGGCGACCGGGCAGAACCCGGAGGACCTCTGCAACGCCTGTTTCACCGGGGTCTACCCGCTGAATGTGCAGATGCAGCTGGAGCGGCTCGAAGCAGAGCGGGGGCGGGAGCCGGCGCTGGCGGCAGCCGAGAGCCTCCACCGGGCCGGCAGGCCGTAGCCGGCTCGCTGCCGGCGCCGCGGACGGGTAGCAGGCCCGGCAGGGGTTCGCGTAAGGTGGTGGGCATGGGCATCCTTGCCGAAATCCGGGAGGACATCCGCGCTGCCATGGCGCGCGACCCTGCGGCGCGCTCGGCGCTGGAGGTGGTGCTCTTCTACCCCGGCTTCCACGCGCGGCTGGCGCACCGGCTGGCGCATGCGCTCCATCGGCGGGGCGTGCCGCTCATCCCCCGCGGGATTATGCACCTTGCGCGGTTCTTCACCGGCATCGAAATCCACCCCGGGGCGCGGATCGGGCGGCGGTTCTTCATCGACCACGGCATGGGGGTCGTCATCGGCGAGACGACCGAGATCGGCGACGACGTGACGCTCTACCAGGGCGTGACACTGGGCGGCACCAGCACCCGCCGGGTCAAGCGCCACCCCACGCTGCGCGACCGGGTGACCGTGGGGGCCGGCGCAAAGGTGATCGGCGCGGTGGAGATCGGCGAAAACGTGCGGATCGGCGCCGGGAGCGTCGTCGTGACGAACGTGCCGCCGAACGCGACGGTCGTCGGGGTGCCGGGGCACATCGTGGCGTTCCACGACGATTCGAACGGGGCGATCCAGCGGCTGCCGGACCCGGAGTGGGAGCGGCTGAACGACCTCGACCGGCGGCTGGACGAGCTGCGGGCGCAGATTGCCCACCTCGAGGAGCACCTCGCGCAGCTGCACGGCCGCCACCACGGTGGGCAGGAAGCGCCGGAAACGGCGGCCGAGCGCTGATGGGCTGGGAGGAGCGGGCGCGCAAGCTGGAGGCCCGGCGCCGGCGGATGCGGGTGAGCGGCCGGGGGCTCCTGACCGTGCTGCCGCAGGCCGAGCGGAAGCGGCTGGAACGGCTGGCGAAGCGGCAGGGGAACGGCCGGCCCGGGCGGAAGGGCCCGAAACGCGCCTGACCGGGGCCGCTGCTAGACTCGAGCATATGGACCTTGCGCAGTACCCCCTCCACGCGCTCGCCGAGCAGGTGGGCACCCCGTTCTACTTCTACGATGCGGCGATCATGGACCGGAAGTTCGCCGAGCTTGCGGCGATCACGTCCGGGCCGGGGCTCCACTGCCGGTACGCCGTGAAGGCGAACCCGGCGCGGCCGGTGCTCGAAACCGCCCGCCGGCACGGGCTCTGGATCGATGCCGTGAGCGGCAACGAAGTGCTGCGGGCGAAAGCGGCCGGCTTCCCGATGGGCCACGAGCCGCCCGTCGTGATGTACACGGCAGATGTCTTCCGCGACAACGCGCTCCGGGTGGTGCTGGAGGAGGGGATCCTGCCGAACGTCGGCTCGCCGGGGATGATCCGGGAGCTGGCGGAGGCAGGGTACCGCGGCCCGGTGGCGATGCGGATCAACCCGGGCTTTGGGCACGGGCATGTGCAGGCGTGCGACACGGGCGGGCCGTCCTCGAAGCACGGCATCTGGTACGAAGACCACCTCGCGGCAAAGCGGATGGCCGATGAGGCGGGCTTCCCGGTGGTGACGCTGCACGCGCATGTCGGCACCGGGCCGCAGATCCGGGAGTTCGACGAGAACATGAAGAAGCTCATCGCGCTGTTCGCGCACCTGCTCCCGCACTACCCGGAGGTGACTGCGGTGAACCTCGGCGGGGGCATCCCCCACCCGTACCGGCCCGGGGCGCCGGCATACCCGCTGGAGGAGTATGGCGCGCTGCTCGCCGACGGGGTGCGGCAGCTGACGGCGGCGGCCGAGCGGCCGATCGGCATCGAAATCGAGCCGGGGCGGTACCCCGTGGCCGGCATGGCTCTGCTCGTCGCCCGGGTGACCGACGTGAAGGCGACGCGGACGAACGAGAAGGGGCCGGGCCACCAGTTCATCATGTGCGACGCGGGGTTCAACGACCTGGTGCGCCCGGCGATGTACGGCTCCTACCACCACATCTCCATCGTCGGGAAGGGGGCCGGGCGGGAGCCGGAGCCGTTCGTGGTGGCCGGCCCGCTCTGCGAGAGCGGGGATGTCTTCACCCGGGACGACCGGGAGCTGCTGCAGCCGCGCCCGCTGCCGCGGCCCGAGCCGGGCGACCTGCTCGTGCTGCACGATGCGGGCGCCTACGGCGCGGCGATGTCCTCGAACTACGTGTCGCTGGGGCGGGTGCCGCAGGTGCTGTGGGAGAACGGGAGCGCGCGGCTGATCGCCCGGCGGGAGACGTTCGAGGACCTTGTGCGGCGGGAGTGTGACGAGCCGATCGCGCTCTGAGCCGGGCTAATCGGTCGGCGGGGCCGCTTTGCGGGCATCAGCGACGAGGCGGTAGCCGACGTTGCGGACCGTTTCGATGAAGGCGTGCCCGCGGATTTCGATCTTGGCGCGGATGCGCCGGATGTGGACATCGACGGTGCGGGCCCCGCCGAAGTAGTCGTACCCCCAGACGCGGTTGAGGAGCTGCTCGCGGGTGAAGACGCGGCCGGCGTTCATCGCGAGGAAGCGGAGGAGTTCGTACTCCTTGAAGGTGAGGACGACCGGTTCGTCGTCGACGGTGACGCGGTAGTTGGTGAGGTCGATGGCGAGGGCGCCGCAGCGGATGACGTTTTCGGCATCGACGCCGTGCTTGCGCCAGAGCGCGCGCTCGATCCGGCGGGCCAGCTCCTCGGGGGGCGCCGAGAGGAGGACGAAGTCGTCGACGGGGAGGTCGGGCGTAATCCGGTCGAGCCCCTCGGGGGGAACGAGGGCGAAGAGGATGACGCCGTTTTCGCCGTAGGCCCCGGCGATGATGGAGAACGCCGCCGGGGGGATATCGCGGAAGTCGAGGACAGCGACGTCGACGCGGTTCTGGAACTCGTCGGAGGCGAGGCGCTCGGGGGCGATGACGGGGGCGTTGAAGCCGGCGCGTTCGAGTTCGGCGCCAAGACGGGCAGCATCGGGACGTCGGGTCACGAGGAAGACGGTGCGCATGCCGGAGGTGTCCCCTACCCGGGCCAGTATACGCCCGGCCTCCCGGGCCGGGCCGTCGCCGCCGATGAAATCCGTGTGAAATCTGTCACGATCCGGGCGGGGAACCGGCGGGCGCCGCAGGCAGGTAGAGGCGGAAGGTGCTCCCCTGGCCCGGCGTGGAATCGACCAGGATCGCGCCCTGGTGTCCGCGGGCGACGCCGGCCGCAGCGGCGAGGCCGAGGCCCCGCCCGGTGAAGCGGGTGGTGAAGAAGGGCTCGAAGATCCGCTCCTGGATGGCGGGGTCGATCCCTTCGCCCGAGTCGCGGACCTCGACGACCACGTACTCGCCGGCCGGGATGGGACCGGGGTGGGCGCGGGCGAACCGGTCGGCCGCTGCGGTTTCGGCGAAGGTGCGGACCGTGACCTCGGCCCCGGGCGGTGACGCCTCGGCGGCGTTCTCGAGGATGGCCGCGATGGCGAGGCGGAGCTGGCCGGGGTCGCCCAGGACTGGCGGGAGGCCGGGCTCGAGGTCGCGGCGGACGGTGACGCGGCGGCCGACGGAGGCGAGGGCGGCAGCAACCACCTCGTTGATGTCGACGCGCTGGCGGACGAACTGCCCGCGGCCGGAGAAGGCGAGCATCAGCCGGGCGAGGTCGGCCATGCGCCGCGCGGCGTCCTCGATCTCCAGGAGGAGCGGGCGCGCGGCGCTCTCCGCCGGGAGCTCGAGCATCGCCAGGGCAGCGTTGCCGAGAATGCCGACGAGGAGGTTGTTGAAGTCGTGGGCGATGCCCCCGGCAAGGATGGAGAGCGCCTGGAGCCGGTCGGCGCGGGCGCTGGCCTCGGCGGCGCGGACGCGCTCGGTGATGTCGAGGATGACCGACATGAGGCCGACCTGGCGGCCGTCCGCATCGCGGAGAGGGACGTAGTGCGCCTCCCAGGTGGTGTCCTGCCAGGTGCCGGTGGCGGTGAAGGCCTCGCCGGCGAGGCCGCGGCGGACCTGGGCGAGCACGCCGGGGGAATCGCGGTTGAACTCGAAGATGGACTGGCCGACCAGCTCCCCGGGGCGGAGGCCGTAGCGGGCGAGCCCGCCGCCTTCGAGGAGGGTGAAGCGGCCTTCCATATCGATAACCCAGATGACGATCGGGGCGGCCGCGGCAGCGCGGGAGAGGAGTTCGCGCGCTTCGGCGAGGGCGCGGCGCTCGGTGATGTCGCGGGCGACGTGGAAGGTGCCGGTCACGGCCCCATCCTCGACGAGGGTGCGGCCCTTAACCTCGAACCAGCGGCGCTCGCCGCTCTTGAAGACGAATTCCACCTCAGGTGCGGGCACGCATTCGCCGGCCCATATCCGCTGAAGGATAGCGATGACACCGGATCGCTGCTCGGGCGGGATGAAGTCGAGCGCGGAGCGGCCGATCAGCTCGCCGGGCGTGTAGCCGGAGAGTTCGTAGCCGAGCCGGTTCATCTCGGTGAAGCGGCCCTGCCGGTCGAGCGC from Tepidiforma thermophila encodes the following:
- the cysE gene encoding serine O-acetyltransferase; this translates as MLAEIREDIRAAMARDPAARSALEVVLFYPGFHARLAHRLAHALHRRGVPLIPRGIMHLARFFTGIEIHPGARIGRRFFIDHGMGVVIGETTEIGDDVTLYQGVTLGGTSTRRVKRHPTLRDRVTVGAGAKVIGAVEIGENVRIGAGSVVVTNVPPNATVVGVPGHIVAFHDDSNGAIQRLPDPEWERLNDLDRRLDELRAQIAHLEEHLAQLHGRHHGGQEAPETAAER
- the lysA gene encoding diaminopimelate decarboxylase, with protein sequence MDLAQYPLHALAEQVGTPFYFYDAAIMDRKFAELAAITSGPGLHCRYAVKANPARPVLETARRHGLWIDAVSGNEVLRAKAAGFPMGHEPPVVMYTADVFRDNALRVVLEEGILPNVGSPGMIRELAEAGYRGPVAMRINPGFGHGHVQACDTGGPSSKHGIWYEDHLAAKRMADEAGFPVVTLHAHVGTGPQIREFDENMKKLIALFAHLLPHYPEVTAVNLGGGIPHPYRPGAPAYPLEEYGALLADGVRQLTAAAERPIGIEIEPGRYPVAGMALLVARVTDVKATRTNEKGPGHQFIMCDAGFNDLVRPAMYGSYHHISIVGKGAGREPEPFVVAGPLCESGDVFTRDDRELLQPRPLPRPEPGDLLVLHDAGAYGAAMSSNYVSLGRVPQVLWENGSARLIARRETFEDLVRRECDEPIAL
- a CDS encoding winged helix-turn-helix domain-containing protein, with the protein product MRTVFLVTRRPDAARLGAELERAGFNAPVIAPERLASDEFQNRVDVAVLDFRDIPPAAFSIIAGAYGENGVILFALVPPEGLDRITPDLPVDDFVLLSAPPEELARRIERALWRKHGVDAENVIRCGALAIDLTNYRVTVDDEPVVLTFKEYELLRFLAMNAGRVFTREQLLNRVWGYDYFGGARTVDVHIRRIRAKIEIRGHAFIETVRNVGYRLVADARKAAPPTD
- the purF gene encoding amidophosphoribosyltransferase is translated as MLPESDNPREACGVFGVYSPGDDVARLTFYGLYALQHRGQESAGIATSNGEDFSLRTGMGLVAQVFDEEDLAYLKGHIAIGHTRYSTAGGSLACNAQPIVVYDRETGDPIALAHNGNLTNVDILREDLEAQGVVFESTADSEVIAHLFTIAPGRTFEERFHYVMRRIEGAYSVVMMTKDRLFAMRDPMGVRPLCLGRLDGGWVVASESCALEHLGVPMEREVQPGEVIVIDEHGPASFYPVAPARKRAICTFEYTYFARPDSRIGGQLIYPAREEMGATLAREHPVEADIVIGVPDSATPAAIGYARASGIPYREGLVKNRYVGRTFIQPDQRIREAGVSLKFNALSDVLAGKRVVLVDDSIVRGTTTPRVIQLLRRAGAKEVHMRITTPPIVSPCFLGVDMATKAELIAANHSIEEIRQHIGADSLGFLSLEGLNRATGQNPEDLCNACFTGVYPLNVQMQLERLEAERGREPALAAAESLHRAGRP
- a CDS encoding PAS domain-containing protein; translation: MKTRGTGLVRIHPSLSPRDLPALVDALPVPAAAVDRNGRLIAASAAWAALDPACAPGEPAAEAVRRILPCRSPAEVEALLSGAVDELACDAPGPGRAGPARLVRRPVEGSTAAAAVLAIVDLLPGADRYRRFVEEANDIMFALDRQGRFTEMNRLGYELSGYTPGELIGRSALDFIPPEQRSGVIAILQRIWAGECVPAPEVEFVFKSGERRWFEVKGRTLVEDGAVTGTFHVARDITERRALAEARELLSRAAAAAPIVIWVIDMEGRFTLLEGGGLARYGLRPGELVGQSIFEFNRDSPGVLAQVRRGLAGEAFTATGTWQDTTWEAHYVPLRDADGRQVGLMSVILDITERVRAAEASARADRLQALSILAGGIAHDFNNLLVGILGNAALAMLELPAESAARPLLLEIEDAARRMADLARLMLAFSGRGQFVRQRVDINEVVAAALASVGRRVTVRRDLEPGLPPVLGDPGQLRLAIAAILENAAEASPPGAEVTVRTFAETAAADRFARAHPGPIPAGEYVVVEVRDSGEGIDPAIQERIFEPFFTTRFTGRGLGLAAAAGVARGHQGAILVDSTPGQGSTFRLYLPAAPAGSPPGS